In the Aeromicrobium fastidiosum genome, GCCGTCCACGGCCGAGCGCCGATGCGATCTCCGTCGAGGGTCTCGTCGGCTCCGTCCTGTGGGACGACGAGGACGACGGCGACGATCGCGACGACGTCGACACCCTCTTCTGAGAATTATTCTCACTGCCATTCCGGTCTGCCATCGCAGCAGATTGCGCTCCGTCGAACGGGCCACGCAGACGACCCGACCCATCCACGCCCCCCGTCCGTGGCGAAGTACAGGTGCAAGCCCCCCACCGACTTCACCAACACGACAACCCCAAGGATGTGGATCACATGAGCACCATTCGCTCGTACAAGAAGACCTTCGCCGGCATCGCACTCGTCGCCGTCGCCGCCCTGCCGCTCGCCGCCTGCTCGTCGTCCGACTCGGCCGGCGCATCGGCTTCGTCGTCCAGCTCGGACAGCAAGACGTCCATCGCCAAGCCCGTCGCTCGCATCAACGCCCTGTCGGGCGACGACACCGCGGTGGCCCTCGACTCCGGCTTCACCGACGCGCTCACCTCGCTCGGTCTGACCCCCGGCGTCGTCGGCGAGGGCAAGCTGACCGACGGCTCGCTCGTCTTCCCGATCACGGGCGGCAACGTCACGTACTTCAAGCCCGGCACGGCCAAGCCGTACGTCATCGGCCAGATCCAGCACGAGGGCTCGGGCTTCTCGCTCGAGGCCGGCGGCACCAAGGTCGAGATCACGAACCTCAACGTGGACCCGGGCATCTCCCGCGTCTACGGCGACGTGGCCGTCAACGGCAAGACCGTCGCCAGCTCGGCGTTCATCTTCCAGCTGCGTGGCGCGACCCTGAAGCCGCTGCAGGTCGAGGGTGACACCGCGATCCTCGAGGGCACCAAGGTGTTCGTGAGCCCCGTCGCCGCCAGCCTGCTGAACGACACGTTCAAGACCGACGCCGTCACCGACCAGCTCCTCGTCGGCGTCGCCAAGATCACCGTCAACACCACTCCGGCCAGCTGACGGTCCTCCAGACCTCCTTCCCGGTTGGGTGAGGAGAAACCACAGCGGACGCTCCCTCGGGGGCGTCCGCTGTGGTGTTGGCGGACGCCGGTCAGACGGCTTGGTGCAGGTCGGCGACCGAGCGCGCCTCGTCGCGCAGCGCCTGCACGACGAGGCGCACCGACGGCCGTTCGAAGCGGTCGGGCCGCAGCAGGGCGGCGATCTCGCGCTTGGCCCGGATGCCCACGAGTGGCCTCGTGACCAGGCCGTTGCCGTGCTCACGAGTCGTGAAGCGCGGCAGGATCGCGATGCCGTGACCGCCCGCCACCAACGCCTCGACGATGCCGTTGTCGGAGATGCGCTGCGCGATGCGCACGGGCTCGCCCGTCGCGGCCACGACCTGGCTCAGCACCCGGTCGAACGGGTACTCGTGCGGGACGCCGATCCACGTCTCCCCCACGACGTCGCGCGGCGACAGACTGGCCTTGCGGGCCAACGGGTGGCCCTCGGGCAGCGCCACGTCGAGCGGCTCGCTCATCAGCGGGACGACCTGCAGTCCGCGCTCGTGCCAGGACGCCGCCGTGGTCGGCGAGTCGGCGATGACGACGTCGTAGTCAGGGGTCAGGTCGGCGAAGTCGACGGTGACGCCGTCCTCGTCGGAGCAGATCAGCTCGACCTCGGGGGTGTCGGCCATCCGCGACAGCACACCGGGCAGCAGCATCTCGCCGCCCGTCGGGAAGGTCGCCACGCGCACCTGACCCGCGGGGCTCTCCATGTACTCGCGCCAACGCCCCTCGGCCCGTTCGATCGCGACCGCGATCTCGGTGGCCGTCTGGACGAGCGCGCGCCCCGCCGCCGTCAGAGCGACGCCGCGCCCCGAGGGTTCGACCAGACGGTATCCGGCCTCGCGCTCCAGCACCTTGAGCTGCTGGGAGACCGCGGACGGTGTGACCTTCATCGCGTCGGCGACGGCGCCGACGGTGCCGCGTTCGGCCAGTTCCCGCAGCAGTCCTAGGCGGTACACGTCCATGTAGTGATACTACATGTTGGGCATAGAAATGTTGGCTTGTCCTTGATGGTTGAAGGGTTCACGATGGAACCACGAGCCACCCCCGACTCGACTGACAGCCTTCAAGGAGGCCCACATGCTCATCCTCGGAATCCTCATCGGTGCGGTCGCCACCGTCGGCATCACCAAGTCGGCGCACCTCGTCGCAACCGACGGCCACGGCCGCGTCCCGACCCGCACCAACACGCACACGTTCGATCTGCGCTGACCTTCGCGCAACGCACACCCGAGACCCCCGCGGCATCGCTCCGGGGGTCTCGCCGCGTCCGGGCTCGGTAGCGTCGAGGTCATGACGACGACCGGCTTCGACCTCGACATGACCCTGATCGACTCCCGACCCGGCATCCGCGCGGTGTACGAGCAGCTGGTCGTCGAGTCCGGTGCCACGATCGACACCGAGCTCGTCGTCTCGCGGCTCGGACCTCCGGTCGAGTGGGAGCTGGCCCACTGGATGCCCGACAGCGAGGTCGGTCGCTGGGCCGATCGCTATCGCGAGCTCTACCCGACGATCGCCGTCGACCTCGTCGAGGCCCTGCCGGGTGCCCGCGCAGCAGTCGACGCCGCCCGCTCGCTCGGCCGCGTCGTCGTGGTGACCGCCAAGCACGGTCCCAACGCCGAGCTGCACCTCGACCGTCTGGGCATCGTCGTCGACGCGGTGCATGGCCGGGCCTGGCGCGAGGGCAAGGCGGACGTGCTGCTGGCGGAGGCAGCGGATGTCTACGTCGGCGATCACGTGCACGACATGGAGGCGGCCCGTCTGAGCCGCGCGACGGGCGTCGGGGTGTCCACGGGGCCGTGCAGCGCGGACGAGCTGCGTGGAGCCGGGGCCGCCCATGTCGTGTCGACGCTGGTCGACCTTCCGGCCTGGCTGGCCCAGCACCGCTGACCGCGGTGTGATTCGTCGAACATCGCAGATCAGCCGTTGGACTTGTCTTTGCCCCTCCGAGCAGCGGATACTTAAGTTACTTCCGAGTAGCAAGCTGCCGAGGGCAGCGCTTATCCCACGAAGGAATGCCGGCATGAGCCACTACAAGAGCAACCTGCGCGACGTCGAGTTCAACCTCTTCGAGCTGTTCGACCGTCAGAGCGTCCTCGGTACCGGTCCCTTCGAGGAGGTCGACGTCGACACCGCGAAGAGCATCCTGCGCGAGATCGACCGCATCTCCCGCGACGAGCTGGCCGCCTCGTTCGAGGACGCCGACCGCAACCCCCCGGTCTACGACCCGGCCGCCAAGACCGTCGTCATGAACGACGCCTTCCGCGCCTCCTACGACGCCTGGATGGGTGCCGAGTGGTGGCGCCTGGCCATCCCCGAGGAGCTCGGCGGCCAGGTCGCCCCTGCGTCCCTCGTGTGGAGCAGCGCCGAGTTCGTCCTCGGCTCCAACCCCGCCATCTGGATGTACGCCTGCGGCCCCGCCTTCGCGCGCATCGTCTTCGAGAACGGCATCGACCGCGACAAGAAGATCGCGCAGTTCATGGTCGACAAGCAGTGGGGCGCGACGATGGTGCTCACCGAGCCCGACGCCGGGTCTGACGTGGGTGCCGGACGCACCAAGGCGTTCCCCAACGAGGACGGCTCCTGGAACATCGAGGGCGTCAAGCGCTTCATCACCTCGGCCGAGCACGACCTGTCCGAGAACATCATGCACCTGGTGCTGGCCCGCCCCCAGGGCGTCGAGGGCGTCGGCGGGCCCGGCACCAAGGGACTCAGCCTGTTCCTCGTCCCGAAGTTCCACTTCGACCACGAGACCGGTGAGCTCACCGGCGAGCGCAACGGTGCCTACGTCACGAACGTCGAGAAGAAGATGGGCCTCAAGGTCTCCACGACCTGCGAGGTCACCTTCGGCGACGGCGAGCCCGCCCAGGGCTGGCTGCTCGGCGAGGTGCACGACGGCATCAACCAGATGTTCCGGGTCATCGAGAACGCCCGCATGTTCGTCGGCGCCAAGGCCATCGCGACGCTGTCGACCGGCTACCTGAACGCCCTCGACTACGCCAAGGAGCGCGTGCAGGGTGCCGACCTGACCCAGGCGTCCGACAAGACCGCGCCCCGCGTCACGATCACCCACCACCCCGACGTGCGGCGCTCGCTCATGACCCAGAAGGCCTTCGCCGAGGGCCTGCGCTCGCTCATGATCTACTGCTCCACCTGGCAGGACGACGTCATGATCAAGACCGCCGCCGGCGAGGACGCCTCGCTGTCGGAGGCCGTCAACGACCTCCTGCTGCCGCTGGTCAAGGGCTTCGGCTCGGAGCGCTCGTGGGTGCTGCTGGGCACCGAGTCGCTGCAGACGTTCGGCGGCTCGGGGTTCCTGCAGGACTACCCCATCGAGCAGTACGTCCGCGACGCCAAGATCGACACCCTCTACGAGGGCACCACGGCGATCCAGGGCCAGGACCTTTCTTCCGCAAGATCGTCAAGAACAAGGGTGCCGCGCTGGGCTACCTCGCCGGCGAGATCGAGGGCTTCGTCAAGAGCGAGGCCGGCAACGGTCGTCTCAAGGTCGAGCGCGAGCTGCTCGCCAAGGGACTCGAGGATGCCCAGGCGATCATCGGCGCGACGTTCACCGATCTCATGTCGGCCAACCCGGCCGATGAGAAGGGCGACATCAAGAACATCTACAAGGTCGGTCTGAACACGACCCGTCTCGTCTACGTCCTGGGTGATCTCACGATCGCGTGGCTGCTGCT is a window encoding:
- a CDS encoding LysR family transcriptional regulator — its product is MDVYRLGLLRELAERGTVGAVADAMKVTPSAVSQQLKVLEREAGYRLVEPSGRGVALTAAGRALVQTATEIAVAIERAEGRWREYMESPAGQVRVATFPTGGEMLLPGVLSRMADTPEVELICSDEDGVTVDFADLTPDYDVVIADSPTTAASWHERGLQVVPLMSEPLDVALPEGHPLARKASLSPRDVVGETWIGVPHEYPFDRVLSQVVAATGEPVRIAQRISDNGIVEALVAGGHGIAILPRFTTREHGNGLVTRPLVGIRAKREIAALLRPDRFERPSVRLVVQALRDEARSVADLHQAV
- a CDS encoding HAD family hydrolase, with protein sequence MTTTGFDLDMTLIDSRPGIRAVYEQLVVESGATIDTELVVSRLGPPVEWELAHWMPDSEVGRWADRYRELYPTIAVDLVEALPGARAAVDAARSLGRVVVVTAKHGPNAELHLDRLGIVVDAVHGRAWREGKADVLLAEAADVYVGDHVHDMEAARLSRATGVGVSTGPCSADELRGAGAAHVVSTLVDLPAWLAQHR
- a CDS encoding acyl-CoA dehydrogenase C-terminal domain-containing protein, encoding MGAAGHRVAADVRRLGVPAGLPHRAVRPRRQDRHPLRGHHGDPGPGPFFRKIVKNKGAALGYLAGEIEGFVKSEAGNGRLKVERELLAKGLEDAQAIIGATFTDLMSANPADEKGDIKNIYKVGLNTTRLVYVLGDLTIAWLLLRGAEVALQKLGTDVSAADKAFYEGKVAAASFFARNILPLMAGERAIAENIDASIMELDEAAF